The following coding sequences are from one Oncorhynchus nerka isolate Pitt River linkage group LG6, Oner_Uvic_2.0, whole genome shotgun sequence window:
- the LOC115130844 gene encoding chloride intracellular channel protein 2-like, which translates to MAQRQNSDKDPTIELFIKAGHDGENMGNCPFCQRLFMVLWLKGVKFTVTTVDMRKKPAELKDLAPGTNPPFLLYNGTLKTDFIKIEEFLEQTLAPPRYPHLSPLSKESFDVGADIFAKFSAFIKNRPANSTFHEKALLREFKRLDLYLTSPIPEEINQNSRENILVSKRKFLDGNHLTLADCNLLPKLHVIKIAAKKYCDFDIPVQFTGVWRYLNNAYEREEFSQTCPANIEIEKAYLDVANKRL; encoded by the exons GCTGGCCACGATGGAGAGAACATGGGCAACTGCCCCTTCTGCCAGAGGCTCTTCATGGTCCTGTGGCTAAAAGGAGTCAAGTTCACCGTGACAACCGTCGACATGAGGAA AAAACCAGCAGAGCTGAAGGATTTGGCACCTGGGACCAACCCTCCGTTCCTCCTGTACAACGGCACCCTCAAGACGGACTTTATCAAGATCGAGGAGTTTCTGGAACAGACATTGGCCCCTCCCAG GTATCCACACCTTAGCCCACTCAGCAAAGAGTCCTTTGACGTGGGCGCTGACATTTTCGCCAAGTTTTCCGCTTTCATTAAGAATAGACCAGCCAACAGTACTT TCCATGAGAAGGCGCTGCTGCGGGAGTTTAAGCGTCTGGATCTCTACCTGACCTCCCCCATCCCTGAAGAGATTAACCAAAACTCCAGAGAAAACATCCTTGTCTCCAAGAGGAAGTTCCTGGATGGCAACCATCTCACCCTGGCAGACTGCAACCTGCTGCCCAAGCTGCATGTCATCAAG ATTGCTGCCAAGAAGTACTGTGACTTTGACATCCCGGTCCAGTTCACTGGTGTATGGAGGTACCTGAACAATGCCTACGAGAGGGAGGAGTTCAGTCAGACCTGCCCTGCCAACATCGAGATCGAGAAGGCTTACCTGGACGTAGCCAATAAGAGGCTGTAA